A stretch of Arthrobacter sunyaminii DNA encodes these proteins:
- a CDS encoding bifunctional 3-phenylpropionate/cinnamic acid dioxygenase ferredoxin subunit — MAEGIRVAAADEIDEGTALKVDAEVAGTSDDIAVFHSDNGNYYALDDTCTHEEASLSEGWIEDTEVECPVHSARFCLRTGQALCLPAMVNAKTHRVQARDDGIYLYPGEAPEQVN; from the coding sequence ATGGCCGAAGGCATTCGTGTTGCGGCTGCGGATGAAATTGATGAAGGAACCGCACTAAAGGTCGATGCCGAGGTTGCCGGCACCTCGGACGACATTGCTGTTTTCCACAGCGACAACGGAAACTACTACGCCCTGGATGACACCTGCACCCATGAGGAAGCATCGCTGTCGGAAGGGTGGATTGAGGATACGGAGGTGGAATGCCCTGTCCATTCGGCGCGGTTCTGCCTGCGCACCGGCCAGGCCCTGTGCCTGCCGGCCATGGTGAACGCCAAGACGCATCGAGTCCAAGCGCGTGACGACGGCATCTACCTTTATCCGGGGGAAGCGCCGGAACAGGTGAACTGA
- a CDS encoding MarR family winged helix-turn-helix transcriptional regulator → MQNEGEWEAVRLLSTAARLVRREVDNRLRSIGLTQERVTVLRVLDAEGPMKRAELARRLRVTAQTLGTSLVTMSRQGLVGELPPEPSGSRRAVSISQYGRKMLGHADDIERSGFTAALRPELRQELIGLIRELEIRRTGASASL, encoded by the coding sequence ATGCAGAACGAGGGGGAATGGGAAGCTGTCCGGCTGCTGTCCACGGCAGCCCGGCTGGTGCGCCGTGAGGTCGACAACCGGTTGAGGAGCATTGGCCTGACGCAGGAGCGGGTCACGGTGCTTCGGGTGCTGGACGCTGAGGGGCCCATGAAGCGGGCGGAGTTGGCGCGGAGGCTGCGGGTGACGGCGCAGACGCTGGGCACGTCACTGGTGACGATGTCCCGCCAGGGGCTGGTGGGGGAATTGCCGCCCGAGCCCAGCGGCTCGCGCCGTGCAGTGAGTATTTCCCAGTATGGGCGGAAGATGCTGGGGCATGCCGATGACATCGAGCGGTCCGGTTTCACTGCAGCCCTCCGGCCGGAGCTTCGCCAGGAACTCATCGGGCTCATTCGCGAGCTGGAGATCCGGCGTACAGGAGCCTCCGCCTCCCTGTAG
- a CDS encoding acyl-CoA dehydrogenase family protein: protein MSTKDLQDARTTGSDGVREVKERVVTAQDARALAEESRIAEDRRPGFAKGIYMGSYNLDLIRPQPADPEEAIRERDFLDRLEAFCGTLNGQVIETTGVIPDEYLQGLTDLGVFGMKIPRRYSGLGLSLLAYGRALMLLGSVHPSLGALVSAHLSIGVPEPVKVFGTDEQKEKYLPRCAGGAISAFLLTEPDVGSDPARMRATAVPSGDGSEYVLDGVKLWTTNGVIAELVVVMAAVPPHGTEKGGISAFVVEMDTPGITVENRNNFMGLRGIENGVTRLRGVRVPAANRLGREGQGLKIALTTLNTGRLSIPALCAGAGKWSVKIARGWTGTREQWGRPIGRHEAVAKKVAFIAATAFALESVFELSASLADAGTKDIRIEAALAKLWASEMAYRIADELVQIRGGRGFETAASLAARGERAVAAEQQLRDLRINRVFEGSTEIMHLLIARDAVDAHLKAAGDLAVADASLGNKAKAAVKASGFYGRWLPTLAAGKGSVPTAYAEFGPLAGYLRYADRASRRLARSTFYGMARWQAGLEHHQVFLGRIVDIGAELFAMSAVCMRAETLRRRNPEEGAQAYELAAAFCAQSRVRTETLFDDLWRNSDAEDRKLTKGVLAGRYTWLEKGVLDQSEGTGPWISASANGPDAGEDLHRRYR, encoded by the coding sequence ATGAGCACCAAGGACCTGCAGGATGCGCGCACCACCGGCAGTGACGGCGTTCGGGAAGTCAAGGAACGCGTGGTCACCGCCCAGGATGCCCGCGCGCTGGCTGAAGAATCCCGCATCGCCGAGGACCGGCGGCCCGGTTTTGCCAAAGGCATTTACATGGGCAGTTACAACTTGGATCTGATTCGGCCCCAGCCGGCGGATCCCGAGGAAGCCATCCGCGAGCGCGATTTCCTGGACCGGCTGGAAGCCTTCTGCGGCACCTTGAACGGGCAGGTCATTGAAACCACCGGCGTCATCCCCGATGAGTACCTGCAGGGGCTGACGGATCTGGGGGTCTTTGGCATGAAGATTCCGCGCCGCTACTCCGGACTGGGGTTGTCCCTGCTCGCGTACGGCCGCGCATTGATGCTGCTCGGCTCCGTGCACCCCAGCCTTGGCGCACTGGTCTCGGCCCACCTGTCCATCGGCGTACCCGAGCCGGTCAAGGTGTTCGGCACCGACGAACAAAAAGAAAAGTACCTTCCCCGATGTGCCGGCGGAGCCATCTCCGCGTTCCTGCTGACAGAGCCCGACGTCGGCTCCGACCCGGCGCGGATGCGCGCCACCGCCGTGCCCTCCGGGGACGGGAGCGAATATGTCCTGGACGGAGTAAAGCTCTGGACCACCAACGGCGTGATTGCCGAGCTGGTGGTGGTCATGGCCGCAGTGCCGCCGCACGGCACGGAAAAGGGCGGAATCAGTGCCTTCGTCGTGGAAATGGACACCCCCGGCATCACGGTGGAAAACCGGAACAACTTCATGGGGTTGCGCGGCATTGAAAACGGTGTGACCCGGCTGCGCGGTGTTCGGGTTCCCGCCGCCAACCGGCTGGGCAGGGAAGGCCAGGGGCTGAAAATTGCCCTCACCACCCTGAACACCGGACGCTTATCCATCCCGGCGCTGTGCGCCGGTGCCGGAAAATGGTCGGTCAAGATCGCCCGGGGGTGGACCGGAACCCGCGAGCAGTGGGGCCGGCCCATTGGCCGCCATGAGGCCGTGGCAAAAAAGGTGGCTTTCATCGCTGCCACCGCCTTCGCCCTGGAAAGCGTCTTCGAGCTGTCCGCCTCCCTGGCCGACGCCGGCACCAAGGACATTCGGATCGAAGCCGCGCTGGCCAAATTGTGGGCCTCTGAGATGGCCTACCGGATTGCCGATGAGCTGGTGCAGATCCGGGGCGGACGCGGTTTCGAAACAGCAGCTTCCCTGGCCGCGCGGGGCGAGCGGGCGGTTGCCGCCGAACAGCAGCTGCGGGATCTGAGGATCAACCGGGTCTTCGAGGGCAGCACGGAGATCATGCACCTGCTGATTGCCCGTGACGCGGTTGATGCGCATCTGAAGGCAGCGGGTGACTTGGCGGTGGCGGATGCCTCTTTGGGCAACAAGGCCAAGGCGGCTGTAAAGGCCAGCGGATTTTACGGCCGCTGGCTCCCCACGCTCGCCGCCGGGAAAGGGTCCGTTCCCACCGCCTATGCGGAATTTGGCCCCCTGGCGGGTTACCTGCGTTACGCGGACCGAGCTTCACGCCGGCTTGCCCGCTCCACGTTCTACGGGATGGCACGGTGGCAGGCGGGACTGGAACACCATCAGGTGTTCCTGGGCCGGATAGTGGACATCGGCGCGGAGCTTTTCGCCATGTCCGCTGTGTGCATGCGGGCTGAAACCCTCCGCCGCAGGAATCCCGAAGAGGGTGCGCAGGCATATGAGCTGGCTGCAGCCTTCTGCGCGCAGTCACGCGTGCGGACTGAAACTCTCTTTGACGATCTGTGGCGCAACTCGGATGCAGAGGACCGCAAGCTCACCAAGGGCGTGCTTGCGGGACGCTACACCTGGCTGGAGAAAGGGGTGCTGGACCAGTCCGAGGGCACCGGCCCCTGGATCTCCGCGTCGGCAAACGGGCCGGATGCAGGTGAGGACCTGCACCGCCGGTACCGGTGA
- a CDS encoding TetR/AcrR family transcriptional regulator, translating to MGSGSIGGEAERSAAAGMDWRNYSEQELPPVLAAALACFVEQGYHGTTIREVAGRAGLSVPGIYHHYSSKHALLEGIVQRAMTDLYQRSEAALAEAGPGVEERFRLLIECLVLFHAHRSEHAFIAASEIRSLQDDARAAHIAARDRQQLLLTGVVNDGVSAGVFATPYPAESARAVITMCTGVAQWYRSAGELSPEDLAARYVVITRAAMGS from the coding sequence ATGGGCAGCGGCAGTATCGGCGGGGAAGCGGAGCGGTCGGCCGCCGCAGGCATGGACTGGCGGAATTACTCCGAACAGGAACTGCCGCCGGTGCTGGCGGCTGCCCTGGCATGTTTCGTGGAACAGGGCTATCACGGCACCACCATCCGGGAGGTGGCCGGCCGTGCCGGTCTTTCCGTTCCCGGGATCTATCACCACTATTCCTCAAAGCATGCACTGCTGGAAGGCATAGTGCAGCGCGCGATGACTGATCTGTACCAGCGGAGCGAAGCCGCCCTCGCGGAGGCCGGCCCGGGGGTGGAGGAGCGCTTCCGGCTGCTCATCGAGTGTCTGGTGCTTTTTCATGCCCACCGCAGTGAGCACGCTTTCATCGCGGCATCGGAAATCCGCAGCCTCCAGGATGATGCCCGCGCAGCGCACATTGCCGCCCGTGACCGTCAGCAGCTGCTGCTGACAGGGGTGGTAAACGACGGCGTCTCCGCCGGAGTGTTCGCCACGCCTTACCCGGCGGAATCCGCGCGTGCCGTGATTACCATGTGCACCGGCGTCGCCCAGTGGTACCGGTCTGCCGGTGAGCTGTCCCCGGAAGACCTGGCCGCCCGGTATGTGGTGATTACCCGCGCGGCCATGGGCAGCTGA
- a CDS encoding SDR family oxidoreductase, whose translation MPENSIPAPRLDGKTAIITGASRGIGLAVARRLAAEGARVCITARKPGPLAEAAALFPEGSVLAIAGKSDDADHLAEVLDTVAAEFGRLDILVNNAGINPVYGPLMDLEPEAARKIIDVNLYGTLGWVQAAYHHEKLDFAGRGGSVINLSSVSAQTPSPGISFYGISKAAIEQLTRSLAVELGPAIRVNALAPAVVKTQFARALYEGREEQVAAAYPLGRLGTPEDVAAAAAFLASDDAAWITGQILNLDGGLLAAGGNA comes from the coding sequence ATGCCAGAGAACAGCATTCCCGCCCCCCGGCTGGACGGAAAAACGGCCATTATTACCGGTGCCAGCCGCGGCATCGGTTTGGCGGTGGCCCGCCGGCTGGCGGCTGAAGGCGCCCGCGTCTGCATTACGGCCCGCAAGCCCGGCCCCCTGGCCGAAGCCGCGGCATTGTTCCCCGAAGGGTCCGTACTTGCCATCGCGGGCAAGTCGGACGACGCGGACCACCTGGCCGAAGTACTGGACACGGTGGCAGCGGAATTCGGCCGGCTGGACATCCTGGTGAACAATGCAGGCATCAACCCGGTCTACGGTCCGCTAATGGACCTGGAGCCCGAGGCCGCCCGCAAGATCATCGATGTCAACCTGTACGGCACCCTCGGCTGGGTGCAGGCCGCCTATCACCACGAGAAGCTCGATTTTGCCGGCCGCGGCGGTTCCGTGATCAATCTATCCTCGGTCAGCGCCCAAACGCCGTCTCCGGGCATCAGCTTCTACGGGATCAGCAAGGCTGCCATTGAGCAGCTCACCCGTTCCCTGGCCGTGGAGCTTGGCCCGGCCATCCGGGTCAACGCACTGGCTCCCGCCGTCGTCAAGACGCAGTTTGCCCGGGCGCTGTATGAGGGGCGGGAAGAACAAGTGGCTGCCGCCTACCCGCTGGGCCGGCTGGGAACCCCGGAAGACGTGGCGGCCGCAGCCGCCTTCCTGGCCTCCGATGACGCAGCCTGGATCACCGGCCAAATCCTGAACCTCGACGGCGGCCTGCTGGCTGCCGGCGGCAACGCATAA